A stretch of DNA from Halorubrum sp. BOL3-1:
CGCGTCATCCACGCGCACGTCCGGCTCCACGCGCACAAGGAGAAGCTCCGCGGAACGCCCCTGATCCAGTGTCAGATCCGCCTCCGAACCAACGAGGGGCAGGTCGGCGGCTCCGGCGAGGGGTACGGTACGGAACACGCGTTCCACGTCGCGCTCGACAAGTTGGAGCGGAACGTCCTCGAGATCAAAGGCGTCAACGCCGACGAGGAGTACCGCGGCCAGCTCCTCCGCAAGCTCGACGAGCTGTAAGCGGGAGAGCGCCGGACTCGCGGGCGCGCGCCAATCTGAACTCGGCGCTCGACTTCAACCTCGGTGAACCGGCGCTCTCTCGTCGACTCGATCCGTCCCGGCACGGGTTTTGTCGTCTCGCGGACGGAGCGTCTCTCGAATCGGGTTCCGCGACCGATGGCCGTCACCTACCCGTCCGCGCCCTCGGCGAGCCCGTCGGCGACGATCCGGAACGCCGCGGTGTCGCCCGCGGGCTTCGAGCGGTGCTTTTCGAGGGTCGCCCGACGGTTCCCGCCGCGGAACCGGTCGACGCGGACGATCGCGCCGGTCCAGTGGTTGAGGGTGTTGCCGCCGAGCGCGCGGTCGCGGTCGCCGTCGGGGTCGGTGAACACCTGGTTCGTGATCACGACGGCGATGTCGTGGCGACGGGCCAGAGAGAGGAGATGCGTCACCTGCTTTGCGACCTTCCGGAGCGACTCGCCGCCCTCGGTGTCGCCGGCGCGCTCCAGTCGGTAGAAGCCCGTCGCGGAGTCCAACACGATCAGTTCGACCTCCGCCGCGAGCTCCTCGGCGTCGCGAACCGCCTCGCGCTGGTCGTCGAAGTCGTACGCCTCGGAGATCACCAGCCGCGCGGCGAGCTCCTCCAGGCTGTCGTCGCCGTCGCTCCGGTCGAGCCGCCCCTCGGCCATCTGCTCGAACCGGTCGATCGAGAGCCCCTCGGTGTCGATGTAGAGGGAGCGGTCGCCGCCGGCCGCGACTTCGACCGCCGCCGCGAGCGCGAGGTTCGTCTTCCCCGCGGCCGGCGGGCCGTACACCTGCGTGACGACGCCGCGCTCGAAGCCGCCGCCCAACAGCTCGTCGACCGGGCGACAGCCGGTCGGGATCGGATCGCTCACTGACGAGGGATTCGCCCGCGCTCGTATTTAAATGGTCGATCGCGCGGGGGCGAATCGGGACGCGCCGCTCGACGGACGAAGCGCCGTCGCTCGTCGAGAGATAATAAGTGTGAGAGAAACGGAGATGGCGTCGATCGCGTCGAGCGACGGCCGAAATCCGGTAGTGCGTGCGGACGCGTCGTCCGCGACTTGGGGGTTAGTTGCGGACGAGGTTCGTCGCGCGCGGTCCCTTGGGGGACGATTCGATGTCGAATTCCACTTCCTGACCCTCCTCGAGGTCCGGGCCGCCGACGTCTTCCATGTGGAAGAACACGTCTTCGTCGTCGTCGAGGTCGCCGTCGTCAGTCGAGATGAAACCGTAGCCGCCAGTGTCGTTGAAGAAATCAACCTTACCGTTTGCCATTGCGAATACACGTACAGCCGTCTCGGTAATAACCCTTGCGAGGGTCGTGGTACCACGGGGGCTCCGGACGGTCATCGGATCGCGAGGGTTCCGAACGGCGCCTCCTTTCGAGACCGTTCAGTCGATTTCTCGGCGCTCTCGGTCGTGTTCATCGCGTGCCATCAGGCGCGGGGTTCATTTATCCGCGAATACGTAGGTCGAACAACGACATGGACCGCCGCCACTTCCTCCGCTCGCTCGCCGGGACCGGCGTCGTCGCCGGCACGACAGCCACGGCCGGTTGCGCCGGCGTCCTCGGCGATTCGAGCCCCGAGGGGACAATCCTCGGGCCGCCAGAACAGACCCGTGGCGATCCAGTTCACCCGATCCAAGGCGACGGGATGCCCGAGTTCACCGTGCCGGACCCGATCACGGGCGAAGATGTATCGACGGCGCAGTTCGAGGGCGAGCGCGCCGTTCTGTGGACCTCGTTTTACACGAACTGCCCGGATGGGGTCTGTCCGGCCCTCATTCTCCGGCTACGACGCGCGCAGGAAGTCGCCGCCGACCCAACCGGAACGAATCCCAACTACCCGTTCATTCCGCGACGAGTCCGGGATGTCATCGGGCCGGAGGCGTACAGCGACGAAATCGCGTTCCTTCCCACTACTTTTGACCCCGAGCGCGACACTGAAGACATCCTCCGCGAATACGCCGGTCAACAGGGCGTCGACCTCGACGCGGGGAACTGGCACTTCCTCCGGCCGGAGAGCTACGAGCGGGCACAGGAGGTACACGACGAACACTTCGGACTCGAGATCGAGAAGGAGCCGGCCGACGAGAACGAGAACCTCGAATATCGGTTCCCGCACTACGGACTCATCCTGCTCGTCAACAAGCGCGGTATCGTCGAACGGGCGTATCCGAGAGGGCCACAGACCGACATCGAACAGCTCGTCGACGACGTTCAGCGGGTGGTCACGGCGTGAGGCGACGACACCTGCTGGCCGGACTCGCGAGCGTCGGGGTTCTCGGCGGGGCAGGCGCCGTCGCCACCGGCGGGATACCGAACGCGCTCGGCGGCGGCGAGGCGTCGGACTCGGTGGAACCGGTGACGCTCGACACGGTTGACGCCCCCGGAAGCCGCGACGGCGAGGTGACGCTCCCCGCCCCCGACCGGCCGACGTTCGTCGACTTCTTCGCGACGTGGTGTAGCCCGTGTAAAGAACAGATGCCGGCGCTCGCGGAGGCACACGACCGGATCGGTGACGAGGTGCTGTTCGTCTCGGTAACAACCGAAGACGTCGGGGACGCTGTCCCCGAACAGGACGTCGTCGAAATGTGGGAGAACTACGGCGGCGACTGGCTCGTTGCCGCCGACGTCTCGGCCGAACTCGCCGCGCTGCTCGACGTCGGGAGCTACCCAAGCGCGCGCGCCATCGACGCCGCCGGCCGGGTCCAGTGGGCCACCTCGGGGACGCACACCACGGAGGAGTTCGTCGCAGGCGTCGAGCGGGTGCTCGACCGATGACGGGACGAACCGATCGATGACCGATGTCTCGCTCGCGACCAACGTCCCGTTCGCCGTCACCGCCGGCGTCGCGACGTTCTTTTCGCCGTGCGCGTATCCGCTTCTTCCGGGCTACGTCGGCTTCTACGTGAACTCGGTCGAGGCCGAGAACGCCTCGGTCGTGGGCGCGGGGGTTCGGGGAGTCGCGGCTGCGGTCGGGGTGCTGGCGACGTTCGTGCTGCTCGCGGGCGCCACCGTCCGAGTCGGCTACTCGACGCTTTCGAACATCACGGTCTTCGAGACGGTCGTCGGCGGGCTGCTCGTCGTTTTCGGCCTGCTCGTCGTCGCGGACCGAGCGCCCTCGATATCGGTACCGCTTCCCGAGCGACGCACGGGAGTCTTCGGGTTCGGGCTGTTTGGGGCTGGGTACGCGCTCGCGGGGGCCGGCTGCGTGGCCCCGGTGTTCCTCGGGGTCGTCGCTCGCGCCATCGCGCTCCCCTCGCAGACGGCGCTGCTCCTCCTCGCCGTCTACGCCGGTACCGTCGCCGTCCTGATGGTCGCGACCACCGTCGCGACGGGTGTCGGACTCGTGAGCAACGCCAACCGGGTGATGGCCCACGCCGGACTGCTGAAGCGGATCGCGGGCGCCGTGATGGTCGTCGCGGGAATCGGACAGCTGTACCTCTCGCTCGTCGTCTACTGAGACCGCCGTCGGAGGGAGGGGCGGAACGCGCACGCCGCGGTCCCCGAAATCGCTCTCTGTGTCTCCCGTAGCTTCTTAACCGATGGCGCAGTATCTCCGGATGACCGAACCGAGACGGTTCGGTCCCCGCACTATGAATCTCGACCAGTTTACCGCCGAGAACGCACCGACCGAGAGCGCGGAACCCTTCCAGCGCGAGAACAGCTACACGCTCGACGTCGAGGTCGCCGGGGCCGTCATGGCGAAGGCCGGCTCGATGGTGGCGTACACGGGCGACGTCTCGTTCACCGGGAAAGCCTCCGCGGAAGGGGGAATCACCGGCTTCCTCAAGGAGGCAGCCACGGGCGAGGGGACGCCGATCATGGCCGTCGAGGGCGACGGACACGTCTACTTCGCGGACGACGGCAAGAAGGTACAGGTGGTCGAACTCGACGCCGGCGAGTCGATCACGGTCAACGGCGAGGACGTGCTCGCGTTCGAGGAGTCGCTCTCCTACGAGATCAGCACCATCGACAGCCTCGCCGGCGCGCTCGCCGGCGGCTTCAGCAACGTCTACCTCGAAGGTCCGGGCTACGTCGCGCTCACCACCCACGGCGACCCGATCGTCTTGGAACCCCCGGTCGCGACCGATCCCGGCGCGACCGTCGCGTGGGGCGGCACCTCACCGGACGTCGAGGTCAACCGGAGCCTCTCGGACATGGTCGGCCAGGAGTCCGGCGAGCGGTACCAGATGCGCTTCGACGGCGACGGCGGGTTCGTCGTGGTCCAGCCGCGCGAGGAACACGCCTGAGCTGACCGCGAGGCGGCCTACCGTGCGGCCAGCCAGTCCGCGAAGTCGCCGGTGAGGAACTCCACGTAGTCGACGACCCCGAGGTACAGCGAGACGAGGACGACGATCAGGACCGGGAGTCGGACCGCCCAGATCCAGACGCCGTCGATGCTACGCGCGTCGCCGATCCCGTTCCGGAGCTCCTCGCGACCGACGTCCGGAATCACCCAGCCGACGAACAGCGCGAGCAGCAGCGAGCCGAGCACGAGCAGGACGCCGTCTGCCAGCTTGTCATACAGGTCGAGGAACACCAAGTCGACGGTGACCGGAACGCCAAGCAGGAAGACCGCCGCGCCGAGCGCGGCCGACGCCGGCACCCGCGCGACGCCGACCTCGTCGATCAGGTACGAGACCAGTACTTCGAGGATGCTGATCGCGGAGGAGAGCGCGGCGATGCCGACCATTCCGAAGAAGACGACGCCGAGGATCTGACCGCCCGGGATGCCGGCGAACGCCGACGTGAGACTCACGAAGACGGCCCCGGGACCGCCCGTCCCCGGCTCGATCCCGACCGAAAAGAGGACGGGGAAGACGACGAAGCCGACGAGGACGGCGACCAGCGTGTCGAGCGTCGCGATGATCCCGGCGTCGGCCGCGAGGTTCCGGTCCTCACCGAGGTAGGAGGCGTAGGTGATCATCACGCCCATCCCGAGCGAGAGCGTGAAGAACGCCTGCCCGGCGGCCGCCGGCAGGATCTCCGTCCAGTTTGCCGCGATCGTTCCGAAGTCGGGCGAGAGGTAGTAGCTGTACGCCGCGGCCGCGCCGTCGAGCGTGAACCCGTACGCGGCCAGTGCGACGAGTAGCACCAGGATGGCAGGGACCATCACCTTCACGCTCAGTTCGATCCCGCGCCTGACGCCGGCGGCGATGATACCGACGACGAGCAGCATGAAGACGGCGTGGAAGAGGAGGGTGTCGAGGCCGGTCGAGACCGTGCCGAACAGCGCCTCCGCCTCGGCGGAGCCAGTGAGGGTGAACCCCTCGGTGATCCCGATGAGCGTGTACCGAAGGAACCAGCCCGCGACGACGCTGTAGTACGACAGGATGATGAAGCCGGTGACGACGAACAGCCAGCCGGCGTGCGACCACGTGCCGCTCCCGAGTTCCCGCAGCGCGCCGACGGGGTTCCGGTCGGTCCGGCGCCCGATCACGAACTCGACGAGGATCGCCGGGAACCCGATCAGCGCGACGAACGCCAAGTAGGTGATCAGAAACGACGATCCGCCGTACTGGCCGGTAATGAAAGGGAACCGCCAGATGTTCCCCAGTCCGACCGCACTGCCGACCGCGGCAAGGATGAACCCCGCCCGCGTCGCCCATGTCTCGCGTGCCATTGGTATCAGAGTGAGACCTCCAAACGCGTAAAAACGTGTCTCTACAGCGCTCTTACTGGTGATCGTCAAACATGATCAATCGGTCACCGACGCGGTAGCGGGCGGGTTCGACGCCACGCATCCGCGCCGAGACGACGGAGCGGTCCGACCTGCGGCGGGGACCGTGAATTTAATAGCCGGACAGGGACCTCACGTGGTATGGAACGCGTAGACGTCGCGATCGTGGGCGGCGGACCGGCCGGGTCGTCCGCGGCGCACGCTGCCGCGACCGGCGGGTCGGACGCCATGGTCCTCGAAAAGGGCGTCCCCCGAGCCGACCGAGAGCTGCTCGGTCCCGACTCGACCGACGCCGCCGGGATCTTGGACTACTGGGTGGACATCATGGGGACCCACCCCGACGAGTTCGACGACGGGGTCGTCCAGCGCGAGCTGAACCGCGCGGAGTTCCGCGGTCCCGAGGCGTCCGCGACGCTCACCTCCACCGGCATCGACTCCTCGTACGACAAGTTCGGCTACACCTTCCAGCGCGCGCGCTTCGACGACTGGCTCCGCGACCGCGCCGAGGACGCCGGTGCGGCGTACCGCGCTGGCGTGTCGGTCCGCGGCGTCGACACTGACCTCTCGGTGACGCCCGGCGGCGACGACCCCCGCCACACGCTCGAACTCGCGGACGGAGATACTATCGAGGCCGACTTCGTCGTGCTCGCCGACGGGCCGCAGCGAACCGTCACGAATCAGATCCTCGACGAGTACCTGCCCGCGGACGCGCAGGCCTCCGAGCGCCTGGCCTCCCGGACCGCGAACCACATCGCGTACCAGGAGTACCGTCGCGTCCCCGACGACGTCTTCGAGGACGTGAACGACGCCCTCGTCTTCTGGTGGGGCGTGATGCCGGGCGAGACCGCGTACCCGTGGATCTTCCCGAACGCGAACGGGGTCTGCCGGGTCGGACTGACGATGCCGATCGGGCTCGACATCGACGAGTTCGACCGCGACGCGTACGCGCTGCTCGACGCGAACGACGAGTCGATCCCGCAGGGCGGCGAGTACGTCCGCCGGCTCTTGGAGTGGCAGTACGGAGACGAGTACGACGTCGAGGAGGAGTTCCCCGTCGTCGAGGACGCCGGCAAGCGGAACGGGACGGAGACCTACCCGATCTCCTCTACCCGACCGATCGACTCCCCGGTGGAAGCCGGCATCGCGGTTGCGGGCGGCGCGATGGGGACGACCTCCGCGTTCCACGAGGGGGGCGACCACGTGGCGGTCCGCACCGGCGCGATCGCCGGCGAACTCGCCGCCGAGGGCGACATGGCCGCGTACAACCGCCGCTGGAAGGAGGCGATCGGCGACGAGCTCGTTCGGAACGTGACGATGGCCGACATGGTCGCCGACTACGGGCCGGACGACTGGGACCGGATCATCGATGCGGCCGACGCGATGCTCGCCGCCGACGCGAGCGGCGGCCTGCTCTCCCAGCCGTTCCGGTCGGGCTGGGAGTCGGCCAAGCTCCTGCTCGGCTACAAGTGGAACAAGCGCCGCGTCAAGAAGGACTACGTCGGCATCGACGAGAGCGAGTACGTGTACTGACTCTTGCGGCGTCCGCGTCTGACTCCCCGAGCGCCTACCGGATCACGGGTGCCGACAGCTCGATCGGGTCCGGGTCGATCCCCGCGACGTCGACCGGCTCGACCTCGTGGGTCGGCCACCGACCCGTCTTCGTAAGTCGCTCGGTCAGGTCTGGCGCGACGAGATGCGTGTCCTCGCTTTTCGTCCCTCGGACCGTCGGATTCCAGGCGTAGCCCATCGGTCGCCGGACCGGCTCGTCGCCGTCGGGGGTCGCGATCCACTCTCGCCCCGCAAATCCGGCCGCGCCGCCCTGGTGGTGCTTCTCCCACTCGCCCGAGAACCCGACCGCGTCGTACGCCGCCCGGACGGCCTCGAAGACGTCGCCGGCGGCGTCGGGAGCCTCGGCGGCGGAATCACCTCCGGAGAGTCCGCCGGCCGCCGCGGCCTCGGTGGCGCGGAGCGCGGTCGCCTCGACGCGCGCGACGGCGCGGTGCCGCTCCTCGAACCACTCGGGCGGGTCGAAGGCGACGGTCCGCGTCATCGAGGCGTACAGTCCCGCGCGCTCCGCGGTGACGGACACGAGCGCGTAGTCCCCGAGCGCGGCGTCGCTCGGCGTGTAGTGGCGGTACGCCTGCGCGCGCTCCGCGCCGCCGACGAGCACGACTGGGGTGTCGACGTCGCGCGAGGCCAGCGAGATGTCGATCCCGGCCGCGACCTCGTACTCGGGGTCATCGGGTTCGAGGTTCCGGCAGACGGTCTCGACGGCGGCCGCGACCTCCCGACCCAACTCCCGGTAGCGCTCGATGTCGTCGTCGGTCAGCGGCTGTCTGAGCCGGCTCCCGTCGACGCGCTCGAAGCCGGGGACGTCGAAGTCCGCGGCGGCGGGAGCCGGTGACCGCTCGGAGACGGCCCGAGCGAGCGAGTCGACGTGCCACGGGAACGACTCGACCGCGAACGCGTCCGAGAGTTCCTCGTCCGCGAGTCGGTCCGCCTCGATGTTATCGGTGATCACGCGGAGGTCGCCGTCGTAACCGGCGGCGGCGACGCCCGTCGTCGCGTCGGCGTCGACGACGTTGTCGCCGCCGGTGAGCCATGCGAACCCGTTGGGTCGCGCGAACCAGACCGCTTCGAGCCCGCGCTCGTCGAGGTACGCGTCGAGCCTGTCGGTGCGGGCGGCAATGTCGACCATACGGACTGGTACTCCCCGAATCAGTAAAACCGGTCGGAACCGGCCGGTACTGAGAGCGAAACGGACCGGTGGCAGGCGAGCGGAGCGAGCCGGTAACGGATCCGGAGTCGAGAAGACGGCGGTACCGGGAGTCGTCACCGCGCCGTCTTCCGATCGCTTCGCCCGACGCCCTCGACCCGAAGCCCGAAACGAAAGGTTCAATTACGTTCCACGGAAACGACGAGATGCGTCAGTAAGCCCCTTCGGGTTGGTAGTCTAGTCCGGTTATGACACCTCCTTGACATGGAGGAGGCCGGCGGTTCAAATCCGCCCCAACCCATTTTTGTCGACACCGCAACGACGAGCGAAGCGAGCGGTCCGTGTCGACAAAGTGGTGCCGCGGATTTGAACCAGGGAACGGAGCGAGCGATTCAAACCGCCTCAACCAACCGGCCCGACGCACGCTTCTCAAAGAGACTATTCCCGTATCGTACTAGGGTTCGGCTCTTCCGGCGGCAATTGAAGCGTAAAACAACGCCTTGCGTCTTATAAACGGCCAGACAGCACCTCGCTATGAAGGTGGCTACAGTAATGATAGACCGCTGGCAGTGTGAACTAATTGTGTGTTAACAAGTTCTTTTGAATCGATCGTTCACCGGAGAATACGGGTTGACCGCTGAAGGTTCTGCCAGTTCAGAACGGCGTTCGGCTAGCTACACAGGATGTAGTACACATGACTGTAGGGCCAACAGCTGTGAAATTAGTGGCTCTCTCGTTCAGTCAATCGCGTATCGGCACCGGAAACCCGCCACAGGGCCCGGATACCCAGTCAAAAGAGGAATCACAGGATCGGATGAAGAGTTCATCCGACCTGTGTGCGTGGACGACCCCGAACAATCGTTAGCGTGAGAGGTCACCGATCGTGTAGTTCACTCGCACTTTGCCGGGATTGCCCTGATCCGAGCTGATCTTCACCGTTTGGCTTACTGTCTTGGGCTCGCCACACTGGAGGACGATGTCCGTGGTCGATTCGCCGTAATCGTCGTTTCCGGTGAACCAGTCCGACGGAACCTCTCGCTCGGTTACCTTCGCCGTGAGTTGCTTCGTGAGTGACCGTCCGCTCGCCACCTCAAACGATTCGATCGACTGCGCAATGTTCTGTGAGCTACCCGTAGGGAGCCGAACTGACTCGGCGGCCGACTGCTCGCCGTGAATGTCGCTTTCAATGGTCAACTCAAGGGCTCCCTCACCTGCTCCCTGGCCGCTGATGAAGTCGACGCTCTCCATACGCACCGTCACCTGACATCCCTCACCCTCAGGGGGTACAGGCTCCGACTCCATTTTGTTCACACGGAGTTGGACGTGACTCGGGTCCTCGATGTCGATGGACTTGATCGCCCCGTAGACTCGGTAGCCGTCAGCGCCGGCCCAGACAGCACCCTCCTTGGTACTACCTCTCACTGGCGCATCGTTGTCCCGGCTAACGTTTACTCCATCCAGCATCCCATCAACCATATCGATCTGCCCGGTCGCGTCGATGGTGTAGTCCGACCGTCCGTCCGGTTCTAATCCGTCGAGTACGACGGTGTGTTGGGGGTTGGCCATGGTGTATTACACCATATATAATGATTAATTAACAGTATTTAAAATTTATGGAGTTTTGATGAGCAGATAGTAGTAACGGTACTCGTACCACTGTTGTACCGGTGGTTCGTACGTTGGCGGTCGTCCCTCGGCTATTTACTCAAACGCTCTTCTGTAGGAGATTGTTGATACTACTGAGCTGCGGCTGTCGAGTCGAAGAGGACAAGGACACCGCGTCAGCGGTGTCCGACACAGATAATTCCGCTAGATGCGTTTGGGTCGGAATCGGTCGCAGCGGACCTGTTGCAGTAGGTTCGCTGGCGTGACGGTGTTTCCTGTCCTCGCTGCTGTTCTGACCGAACGGTCAGAAACGGCAGCTACGGGCACTTTCAGCGGTATTTCTGTAAGGATTGCGACCGCACGTTCAACGATAAGACCAGTACGATCTTCGCTCACTCAAAAATCGCACTTCGCAAATGGTTGTTCTCGATCTACGCGTTTTTGCGGTTTAACACGAGTCTCAGGCAGTTACAGTGCGAAATCGAGGTCACCTACAAAACGATCCACAGGCGTGTCGAGCGCTTCACTAGTGGTCGTCTCGGAGATTGAAAGGATAGATCGAGTTCTCAACTAACCCGTTAAAAGTGATTAAACGTACTCTTCTTTCATTTGGTACCGTTACATAGGAAACACCATTTTTATTATATGTTTGGATTGAAGAGAACAAAGTAGCGATAGAGGATCTAAAACGCCGCATTTTGGGAGGCATATATAAATAGAGAATCCCGAGCAAGCTCAGATCATATCCACAGAAAGACGCCTGAACAGTGCCGATCTCAGCTCGGTCTTCAGAATTTTCGACGGTCACTACCGAAGCGCTCGACGCGCCGTCACTCGATCTCCGTGGCCCGGTTAAAATTGACGAGTTCTACGTCTCTGCCGGCATGAAAGGCCGCGAGCGCGACCGCTGGTCGCGCTCTCGCGGCCTCTCTCGACGCGGGCGCGGAACATTTGAACAGGACAAGCCGCCTGTGTTTGTCCTCGTAGATCGCGGCACCGAGCAGCGGTACATTGTACCAGCAAAACCCGCAGACGAATCGACGATCCGGCTCCTGCTGGCTGACCGCCAGCAGGAGCCTCTGCCAGTCTATACCGACGAATTTTGTACGTACAATCCACTTGAGAAAGACGAGAGCTTCGACGGTGAATACGTCGTTCACGGAGACGGAAAGTACGTCAACGACACGATCCACGTGAACACGTGCGAGAGCCACGCGTCGCTAGCGCGACGGTGGCTCTCGCCGCATCGAGGCATCTCAAAAGATCGCCTCACACAGTATTTCCGAGCGTTCCAACTCAGACGAGAACTCTACCGCAAACCCGGACGAGAAGCGCTCAAACACGCCGTCAAAGCAACTCTCTGAAATCAACAATGTGCTACACAAGAGCGTTATTATACGCTCTTCTGGCGGAGATTGTTGATACAGCCTCAGTACCTCACAAAGCATCCTCGGCTAGCTGTTTCTACGGTCTGAGTTCTGTGTTGAAGCGGTTGTACTGACGGTCTCGACGAGAGAATTACGGACAGATCGACGGAGAGCTGTCGCTGTCGGCGGCGGTCAGCCGCCGACGCGACAGCGTTGCCACTCCCGCCAAAGGCTTTCTCGGTCGGTAGTTAGCGGTGGAACCGGTCGTCAGGTGGGCGATTCGCGGGGACGGCCCGACGCACCGCGAGGGCGTCCACGCAGCACGTCGAATCATGCTGATGAACTCCTTGTACGGCCACCACCAGAAGCGACGCCCGCTTCGGCGGGGCGTCGCCACATACTCGTAGTGAAGGTACCGCCAGACATTCTGTAATAGTAGACTCACCACGACGTACAGCAGTCGTACCGTTGGATCTCGTGTTGTCGTTGTCGCTATCGCTTGCTCAAACAACCGATAGCTCGATTCGATACCGAACCGCTTGCTGTAGTGGTATCGAGCGTCGTGTGGTGAGTCAATGAATGGCGCGTCAGCGGCGTAGCCGTAACGCGCCACCCCGTTCTCGTCGTACTTCCCGTTCAGGTACGTACAGTCGATGTAGACGGGAAACTCGACGGTCCAGCTGTGACCGTCGAGTTTCCCTGTCAGATCGTGCTGAATGACGCGGCTCCATCCTTCCGAGACCTCCTGCTGAATTGTCTTTCCCCACCGGATGATCGGGATCACGTACGCGTAGTCGTGCGCTTGAAGCAGCGTGAGGCACTTACTGTCGTAGAATCCGCGATCGAGGTAGACGGCCTTGACCTCGGTGTCAAGGCCGTCGAGGACACCGAGGAACTCAGCGAGGACGCTGCTGGCGGTATCGCCGTCTTCGAGACGGCGTACCGCCAGCGTGTATCGTTTGTTCTTCACACGCGCGTAGAGTGTCGCATAGGCATGGAACGCGGTGGTTCCGCGCTTTGCGACTGAGTAAAAGAGTCCGTTGGTATCGTCTTCGTCACCGTAGTAGGGTCGCAGGTGGAAGTCCGCGCAGACCTCCACCTGCTCGGGGAGCAGTTCATCGAGGTTCTTCCGCAGGAGTGTGTTAGCGACTCGTTCGAGCCGATCCGGCTCGAACTTCGTCCGCAGATGGTAGAAGATCGTGTTCGCAGCGGGTGTGTTCTGGCTCGAAGCACAGAGTGTGGAGACAGAGGTCCCGTCGGCGCAAGCGCCGATTAGGACCTCATAGATGTCCTCAGAAGTAATTTCAGCGTTGTTGGCTAAGGAGAGCGGAACTTCCTCGTCAAAACGGTTGACGAGAAAATTAAGAAGCTGGTCCTCGTAGATCTCACCGTCTACTTGCTGGGTCGTAGACACACCTTCAGCAAGCAGACGTTCTAACTAAGCGGCTTTGTGAAGTACTGAGTCTATATTTCTAACAGATATGGCCGAGTCAGCACGACCGGAGACACTCATAACCGCGGGAAGTCAAAAATCGTTCTGTGCGAGAGAACAGTTCCGTCGAGCCGTTCGAGCGGCGTCGTAAGCGATGCGAAGTTTCTTTTACTTCACCCCGGAGGATCCGGGTAGATGAGTGACCGAGGCGGTCGAGCGCCGGA
This window harbors:
- a CDS encoding Xaa-Pro peptidase family protein, whose protein sequence is MVDIAARTDRLDAYLDERGLEAVWFARPNGFAWLTGGDNVVDADATTGVAAAGYDGDLRVITDNIEADRLADEELSDAFAVESFPWHVDSLARAVSERSPAPAAADFDVPGFERVDGSRLRQPLTDDDIERYRELGREVAAAVETVCRNLEPDDPEYEVAAGIDISLASRDVDTPVVLVGGAERAQAYRHYTPSDAALGDYALVSVTAERAGLYASMTRTVAFDPPEWFEERHRAVARVEATALRATEAAAAGGLSGGDSAAEAPDAAGDVFEAVRAAYDAVGFSGEWEKHHQGGAAGFAGREWIATPDGDEPVRRPMGYAWNPTVRGTKSEDTHLVAPDLTERLTKTGRWPTHEVEPVDVAGIDPDPIELSAPVIR